TCCAGCACCCTCACGGCCGCCCGCCCGACGGAGGGCGAGAGGTGTTCGGTGAAGGTGTCAGGCCACAGGACAGCCAGGTCGCCCGTGGTCCCCGTGGTCCCCGTGGTCCCCGTGGTGCGCGGGGTCCGCCGCCGCCACCAGCGGCTGAAGGGCTCCCGCGCGATCCGGGGGATCTCCCGCTCGGCCGCGATCCCGGCCAGTCGTTTCGCGGCCCGTGCGGGCGGGCCGGTCCGCGCGAGCGCGTTGAGCAGCGGGGCCGTGCGGGTCCGGGCCACCCAGCGCAGCCAGACCGGCAGCCGGCCCAGGGTGTGGTGGGCGGCCGGGCGGCGCCGGCCCGCGTAGTGGTGGTGCAGGAACTCGGCCTTGTAGGTGGCCATGTCGACGCCGACCGGGCAGTCCGAGCGACAGCCCTTGCAGGACAGGCACAGGTCCAGCGCGTCCCTGACCTGCGGGGACCGCCAGCCGTCCGTCACCAGCTCGCCCGCGAGCATCTCGTGCAGCAGCCGGGCCCGCCCGCGCGTGGAGTGCTCCTCCTCGCCGGTCGCCCGGAAGGAGGGGCACATGACGGCGGGTCCGGCGGCCGTCGTCGTACGGCACTTGGCGACGCCGACGCAGCGGCGGACGGCCGCGGAGAAGTCGCCGCCGTCGGCCGGGTAGCCGAAGGCCACGTCGACCGGGCGGCGGGGCAGGGCGGCGAAGCGCAGGTTCGCGTCCAGCGGGGCCGGGCGGACCAGCATGCCGGGGTTGAGGAGGTCGTCGGGGTCCCAGACCGCCTTGGCCCGCTCGAAGAGCCGCACCGTCTCCTCGCCGTACATCCGCGGCAGCAGTTCCGCGCGGGCCTGGCCGTCGCCGTGCTCCCCGGAGAGCGAGCCGCCGTGCGCCACCACCAGGTCGGCCAGTTCCTCGGAGAAACGCCGGAAGCGGCCGACGCCCGCCTCGGTGAGCAGGTCGAAGTCGATACGGACGTGGATGCAGCCGTCGCCGAAGTGGCCGTAGGGGGTGCCGCGCAGGCGGTGGGCGGTGAGCAGGGCGCGGAAGTCCCGCAGGTAGGCGCCGAGCCGGGCGGGCGGCACGGCGCAGTCCTCCCAGCCGGGCCACGCCTCGGTGCCGTCCGGCATCCGGGTGGCGGTCCCGCTCGCGTCCTCCCGGATCCGCCACAGGGTCCGCTGGGCCGCCGGGTCCGTGACCACGAGGGAGTCGACGACGTCGGCCGCGCGGACGACCGCCTCCGCACGCGCGCGTGCCTCGGCCGGCGCGTCCCCACCGGTCTCCACGAACAGCCAGGCACCGCCCCCGGGCAGCCCGGCCGGTGAGCGCACCAGGTCGGCCGCCATGCCCTCGACCGTCAGGGGCCGGTGCGGCAGCAGGCCCGCCGCGGCCTCGGCGGCCGCGCTCTCGTCGGCGTACCCCAGCACCGCGAGGGCACGCGCGCGGGGCGCCTCCACCAGCCGGACGACCGCCTCCGTCAGGATGCCGAGGGTGCCCTCGGAGCCGCAGAAGGAGCGGGCGACGTCGGCGCCCCGCTCGGGCAGCAGCGCGTCCAGGGCGTACCCGGAGATCCGGCGGGGCAGGTCCGGGAAACCGGTGCGCAACCGGGCCAGTTCGCCCTCCGCCAGCTCCCGCAGGCCCTCCGGCGCTCCGGCCCAGTCCCGTCCGAGCCGCAGCCGCCGCCCGCGCGCGGTGACGACGGACAGCTCCCGCACGGCGTCCGCGGTGGTCCCCCAGGCGACCGAGTGGGAGCCGCACGAGTTGTTGCCGATCATCCCGCCGAGCGTGCACCGGCTGTGCGTGGAGGGGTCGGGGCCGAAGCGCAGCCCGTGCGGGGCGGCGGCCTCCTGGAGGCGGTCGAGGACGAGACCCGGCTGGACCACGGCGGTGCGGCCGCCCGGGTCGAGCTCCAGCAGGCCGTTCATGTGCCGGGTGAAGTCCAGCACCACGCCCGTGCCGGTCGCCTGCCCGGCGATGGAGGTGCCGCCGCCGCGCGCCACCACCGGCACACCGCGCCCGCGGCACACCTCCAGCACCGCCGCCACGTCGTCGGCGTCCCGCGGGGACACCACCCCGGCGGGGACCCGCCGGTAGTTGGACGCGTCCATGGTCACCAGCGCCCGGGCGGTGACGTCGAAGCCGACCTCGCCCCGGACGCTCGCGCGCAGCTCCGCCTCAAGACCCGAGAGATCCGTCATGCGTTCCAGGATGCACACGACCACGGACAGTCACCGTCCGTTGTCCACAACCACCCCGAATCAGTCGTACGACCTCACAAGTCCAGGGGGCGGTGAACTCGTCTCATCGGACGGACATGGTTCCGTCCCGTTTCGTCTAGCGGATACCCTCCGACTCGTGGCCGACATCCAGATTCCCGCTGACATCAAGCCCGCCGACGGTCGATTCGGCGCTGGCCCCTCCAAGGTGCGCACCGAGGCGCTCGACGCCCTCGCCGCCACCGGAAGCTCCCTGCTCGGCACCTCCCACCGCCAGGCCCCCGTGAAGAACCTGGTGGGCCAGGTCCGCGAGGGCATCGGCTCCCTGTTCTCCCTGCCCGAGGGCTACGAGGTCGTCCTCGGCAACGGCGGCTCCACCGCCTTCTGGGACATCGCCACCCACGGGCTGATCGAGAACAAGTCCCAGCACCTCACGTTCGGCGAGTTCTCCTCCAAGTTCGCCAAGGCGGCCAAGCTCGCCCCCTGGCTGGCCGAGCCCACCGTCATCGCCGCCGACCCCGGCACCCACCCCGAGGCGCGCGCCGAGGCCGGTGTCGACGTCTACGCCTACACCCACAACGAGACCTCCACCGGTGTGGCCATGCCGATCGAGCGCGTGTCCGGCGCCGACGAGGGCGCGCTGGTCCTGGTGGACGCCACCTCCGGCGCGGGCGGCCTCCCGGTCGACATCGCCGAGACGGACGTCTACTACTTCGCCCCGCAGAAGTCCTTCGCCTCCGACGGCGGCCTGTGGATCGGCGTCTTCTCGCCGGCCGCGATCGAGCGCGCCGAGCGCGTCCACGCGAGCGGCCGCCACGTCCCGGAGTTCTTCTCGCTGCCCACGGCGATCGACAACTCCCGCAAGAACCAGACGTACAACACCCCGGCCCTCGCCACGCTCTTCCTGCTCAACCAGCAGCTCGAGTGGCTCAACGGGCAGGGCGGCCTGGCCTTCGCCACCGGCCGCACCAAGGACTCCTCGACCCGCCTGTACACCTGGGCGGAGGAGTCCAAGTACGCCACCCCGTTCGTCTCCGACCCGGCCAAGCGCTCGCAGGTCATCGGCACGATCGACTTCTCCGACGAGATCGACGCCGCGGCCGTGGCCAAGGTGCTGCGCGCCAACGGCGTCGTGGACACCGAGCCGTACCGCAAGCTCGGCCGCAACCAGCTGCGCATCGCCATGTTCCCGGCGATCGACCCGGCGGACGTCGAGGCACTCACCAAGTGCGTCGACTACGTGATCGAGAGGCTCTGACCTCCCGTCAACTCAGGTCGGAAGGGCGCCCGGTGCCACACCGGGCGCCCTTCGCGTCTCCGGACGCCCTCCGCGCCCTCGGCCCCGACCCGGCGCCGGTCCCCGGGCCGTGTCAGTTCCGGCGCCGCAGCCGCCGCAGTCCGAAGAGGGCGGCCGCGCCCACGACGACCACCACGGCACCGATCTTCAGGGTGCCGTTGCCGTCGGCCCCGGTGCCGCCGCCGGAGGCCGAACTGCCGCCGCCGGTGGTCGCCTTGTCCGACGCCCCGGCCGGCGCGTCCTGCGCCAGCACCTCGCTGTCGGCGCCCTCGGTGCCGTACATCAGCTTCGTCCCGTCGGCGGAGTACGAGACCGACTCGCCCTGGCCCTGCAGGGGCACGTCGAGCCGCCCCACCCGCTTGATCCTGCCGCCGTTCCAGTCGTACTGGATGCCGCCGAAGTAGCCCCGCACCACGAGTTGTTCGCCGTTCGGCGAGAAGGCCGCGTCGGTGGCCCACAGGTCCACGGCGGCGATCGGCTTGAACACGTTCGTGCCCGAGGTGCTCAGGTGCGCCGGTCCCTCGTACAGGTGACCGCCGTCCTCCTTCTTGTCGATGATGTACACGCGCCCGGTGCGGGGGTGCACGAGCAGTGACTCGGCGTTGCGCGCACCGTTCGCGTACTTCACGACGTACTGGGTGGCCCGCACGGTCTGGTCCTTCAGCACCTTCGGCTCGGGCAGCCGGTAGATCCACACGTACGGCCACTTGCCGTCGAGGTTGTCGCCGATGTCACCGACGTAGATCTGGTGGTCGGGCCCGATGGAGATGGCCTCCACGTCGCGCGGGGCACCGATACCGCGCAGGGTCACCGTGGCGACGGTGCGGCCCGTCCGGCTGTCGATCGCGTAGATGTA
Above is a genomic segment from Streptomyces collinus Tu 365 containing:
- the serC gene encoding phosphoserine transaminase; translated protein: MADIQIPADIKPADGRFGAGPSKVRTEALDALAATGSSLLGTSHRQAPVKNLVGQVREGIGSLFSLPEGYEVVLGNGGSTAFWDIATHGLIENKSQHLTFGEFSSKFAKAAKLAPWLAEPTVIAADPGTHPEARAEAGVDVYAYTHNETSTGVAMPIERVSGADEGALVLVDATSGAGGLPVDIAETDVYYFAPQKSFASDGGLWIGVFSPAAIERAERVHASGRHVPEFFSLPTAIDNSRKNQTYNTPALATLFLLNQQLEWLNGQGGLAFATGRTKDSSTRLYTWAEESKYATPFVSDPAKRSQVIGTIDFSDEIDAAAVAKVLRANGVVDTEPYRKLGRNQLRIAMFPAIDPADVEALTKCVDYVIERL
- a CDS encoding FAD-binding and (Fe-S)-binding domain-containing protein, producing the protein MTDLSGLEAELRASVRGEVGFDVTARALVTMDASNYRRVPAGVVSPRDADDVAAVLEVCRGRGVPVVARGGGTSIAGQATGTGVVLDFTRHMNGLLELDPGGRTAVVQPGLVLDRLQEAAAPHGLRFGPDPSTHSRCTLGGMIGNNSCGSHSVAWGTTADAVRELSVVTARGRRLRLGRDWAGAPEGLRELAEGELARLRTGFPDLPRRISGYALDALLPERGADVARSFCGSEGTLGILTEAVVRLVEAPRARALAVLGYADESAAAEAAAGLLPHRPLTVEGMAADLVRSPAGLPGGGAWLFVETGGDAPAEARARAEAVVRAADVVDSLVVTDPAAQRTLWRIREDASGTATRMPDGTEAWPGWEDCAVPPARLGAYLRDFRALLTAHRLRGTPYGHFGDGCIHVRIDFDLLTEAGVGRFRRFSEELADLVVAHGGSLSGEHGDGQARAELLPRMYGEETVRLFERAKAVWDPDDLLNPGMLVRPAPLDANLRFAALPRRPVDVAFGYPADGGDFSAAVRRCVGVAKCRTTTAAGPAVMCPSFRATGEEEHSTRGRARLLHEMLAGELVTDGWRSPQVRDALDLCLSCKGCRSDCPVGVDMATYKAEFLHHHYAGRRRPAAHHTLGRLPVWLRWVARTRTAPLLNALARTGPPARAAKRLAGIAAEREIPRIAREPFSRWWRRRTPRTTGTTGTTGTTGDLAVLWPDTFTEHLSPSVGRAAVRVLEAAGLRVVLPPSRPLGAGVCCGLTYVSTGQLDRARAVLRRTLDLMEPVLRTGAPVVVLEPSCAAALRGDLPELLHDDPRAARLAAAVRTFAETLQQHAPGWTPPAVDRPVAGQTHCHQHAVLGDSADRALRASAGLTGELSGGCCGLAGNFGFEPGHFEVSRACAEEQLLPAVTGAPEQAVILADGYSCRTQLRELAGVRGRHLAEVLAEALEEGADA